From a region of the Gossypium raimondii isolate GPD5lz chromosome 10, ASM2569854v1, whole genome shotgun sequence genome:
- the LOC105776483 gene encoding GTPase-activating protein GYP1, with protein MNNNTQGEDHQPKKESLDSRFNQTLRNVQGLLKGRSIPGKVLLTRRLELFDNSGIQHQSPSYQRSYSQNDAARSNDADKYMEGGVRNTNNSDSNATVNKLRSSASNIETSAREVKSVMGARSTDSARVLKFTKELSGQMIVVERLRELAWSGVPPYMRPDVWRLLLGYAPPNSDRREGVLRRKRLEYLDCVAQFYDIPDTERSDDEINMLRQIAVDCPRTVPDVAFFQQAQVQKSLERILYTWAIRHPASGYVQGINDLVTPFLVVFLSEYLDGSIDSWSISELSSANISNIEADCYWCLSQLLDGMQDHYTFAQPGIQRLVFKLKELVRRIDEPVSRHVEDQGLEFLQFAFRWFNCLLIREIPFHLVTRLWDTYLAEGDALPDFLVYIFASFLLTWSETLQKLDFQELVMFLQHLPTHNWTYQELEMVLSRAYMWHSMFNNSPSHLAS; from the exons ATGAACAACAACACCCAGGGGGAAGATCATCAGCCTAAGAAAGAAAGCCTTGATTCCAGATTCAACCAAACCCTCAGAAATGTCCAAGG GTTGCTTAAGGGTCGCAGCATTCCTGGTAAAGTATTATTGACTAGAAGGTTGGAATTATTCGACAATTCAGGCATACAGCATCAATCTCCCAGTTATCAAAGAAGCTATTCTCAGAATGACGCTGCAAGGAGTAATGACGCGGACAAATACATGGAG GGAGGGGTCAGAAATACAAATAACTCAGATAGTAATGCAACTGTTAATAAGTTAAGATCTTCAGCCTCAAACATTGAGACCTCTGCTAGAGAAGTCAAGTCTGTGATGGGTGCAAGATCTACAGATTCTGCAAGGGTTTTGAAGTTCACTAAAGAGCTCTCAGGGCAAATGATCGTAGTAG AGAGGTTACGTGAATTAGCTTGGAGTGGTGTTCCACCTTACATGCGTCCTGATGTATGGAGACTTCTTCTG GGATATGCACCACCTAATTCAGATAGAAGGGAGGGAGTTCTAAGGAGGAAACGCCTTGAATATCTTGATTGTGTTGCTCAATTTTATGACATTCCGGATACTGAACGTTCAGATGATGAGATCAATATGCTTCGCCAG ATTGCTGTCGATTGTCCTAGAACGGTACCTGATGTTGCCTTCTTTCAGCAAGCACAAGTTCAAAAATCCTTGGAGCGCATTCTTTATACATG GGCCATTCGGCATCCTGCTAGTGGATATGTGCAGGGGATAAATGATCTAGTTACACCCTTTCTAGTTGTCTTCTTATCAGAGTACTTAGACGGGAGCATAGATAGTTGGTCAATCTCTGAATTATCTTCAGCGAACATCTCCAACATAGAAGCCGACTGTTATTGGTGCTTGTCACAGTTGCTTGATGGCATGCAAGACCATTACACATTTGCTCAACCAGGAATCCAGAGGCTTGTATTTAAGCTGAAGGAATTGGTTAGGCGAATTGATG AACCTGTTTCTAGACATGTGGAAGACCAAGGACTTGAATTTCTTCAATTTGCCTTTCGCTGGTTCAACTGCCTACTGATACGTGAG ATTCCTTTCCATCTAGTAACCCGTCTATGGGACACATATCTTGCTGAAGGAGATGCACTCCCAGATTTTCTTGTGTACATATTTGCCAGTTTTCTTTTAACG TGGTCAGAAACACTTCAGAAGCTTGATTTTCAGGAATTGGTGATGTTCCTTCAACACCTTCCAACTCACAACTGGACGTATCAAGAGCTTGAAATGGTGCTTTCTAGGGCATATATGTGGCACAGTATGTTTAACAACTCTCCCAGTCACTTGGCTAGTTAA
- the LOC105776482 gene encoding protein NLP9 yields MKKMESPFSSKEKGNNSSVPPRAQMEGFGGTGSTKNSLSEDPFNFSELMNFDSYAGWFNSPSAADQMFASFSLSSFPSLPYASFDLLPITGQSSGTFVEAADALNGMDGSYNCGDKMVIQQTGTHIGNPVVPSDAELGSSNLPNTLVSGPTGPSLDEKMLRALSLLKESSGGGILAQVWVPIKHGDQYMLTTSEQPYLLDQMLSGYREVSRTYIFSAEQKPGSFPGLPGRVFISRVPEWTSDVIHYSKGEYLRFTHAVNYKVRGSIALPIFEPPEMSCCAVLELVTMKEKPNFDSEMKTVSLALQAVNLRTIAPPQPLPQCLSGSQRAALAEITDVLRAVCHAHRLPLALTWIPCYYTEEAVDEILKVGGGEGNRRRDGKRVLCVENTACYVNERGMQDFVHACMEHYLEEGQGIAGKVLRSNHPFFSTDVKTYDIGDYPLVHHARKCNLNAAVAIRLRSTYTGDDDYILELFLPINLKGSSEQQLLLNNLSGTMQRICRSLRTVSDVEIDEGSKIEVQRGKLSDSPSLSISRRVSETELSADSEMNSNDRVPLHVSTAKSDGKEADGPREQAMSGPRRQIEKKRSTAEKNVTLSVLQPYFSGSLKDAAKSLGVCPTTLKRICRQLGIPRWPSRKINKVNRSLRKIQTVLDSVQGGLKFDPTTGEFIAAGTVMQEVDTQKTVVLSNKNLPIRISEPLDLEKSSAASLESCPDEENSVVKLEEDECSFGGNNNMAARSVLVPSTCEEVKQSGVPCIDCNDDSKSVSLDAGSFQAASVRTADRTCPENADDEINIRMEAGDGNAEHNHQPTYSSMTDSSDGSGSISHGSSSSSQSFDEAKNFEMKTICVDSSSKITVKATYKDDTVRFKFEPSAGCFELYEEIARRFKLQTGTFQLKYLDDEEEWVMLVSDSDLQECLEVMEFVGTHNVKFQVRDVPCAIGSSGGSNCFLGGS; encoded by the exons atgaaaaaaatggaaTCCCCCTTTTCATCTAAAGAAAAGGGGAATAATAGTTCGGTTCCTCCAAGAGCTCAGATGGAGGGTTTTGGTGGCACTGGAAGTACAAAGAATTCACTTTCAGAGgatccttttaacttttcagaGCTCATGAACTTTGATTCTTATGCTGGGTGGTTTAATAGCCCTTCGGCTGCAGATCAGATGTTTGCTTCCTTTAGTTTATCCTCCTTTCCATCCTTGCCGTATGCCTCTTTCGATTTGTTACCTATTACAGGACAAAGTTCTGGTACCTTTGTTGAAGCTGCTGATGCATTGAATGGCATGGATGGTTCTTATAATTGTGGGGACAAAATGGTGATCCAGCAAACAGGTACACACATTGGTAATCCAGTGGTTCCTTCTGATGCAGAATTGGGTTCTTCAAATTTGCCTAATACATTGGTTTCTGGGCCAACTGGACCTTCACTTGATGAGAAGATGCTTAGAGCACTGTCCTTGCTTAAGGAGTCTTCTGGAGGGGGCATTTTGGCACAAGTTTGGGTTCCAATTAAGCATGGAGATCAGTATATGCTGACTACTTCTGAACAGCCCTATTTGCTTGATCAGATGCTTTCAGGTTATCGTGAAGTTTCGAGGACATATATCTTCTCTGCAGAACAAAAACCGGGTTCTTTCCCTGGTCTTCCTGGTCGTGTTTTTATCTCTAGAGTTCCTGAGTGGACTTCCGATGTCATCCATTACAGTAAGGGTGAGTACTTGCGGTTTACACATGCAGTCAATTACAAAGTCCGTGGTTCCATCGCCTTGCCAATTTTTGAACCTCCTGAGATGTCTTGTTGTGCTGTGCTGGAACTTGTCACTATGAAAGAGAAACCCAATTTTGATTCAGAAATGAAAACTGTCTCCCTTGCACTCCAG GCCGTTAATTTAAGAACCATTGCTCCTCCTCAACCTCTTCCTCAG TGCCTATCAGGGAGTCAGAGAGCTGCTTTAGCTGAAATAACTGATGTTTTACGTGCTGTGTGTCATGCGCATAGATTGCCGTTGGCTCTAACATGGATTCCTTGTTATTACACCGAGGAAGCtgtggatgaaattttaaaagtaggTGGTGGAGAGGGTAATAGACGTCGGGACGGGAAGCGTGTCTTATGTGTTGAAAATACAGCCTGTTATGTTAATGAAAGAGGGATGCAGGATTTTGTTCATGCATGTATGGAACACTATCTTGAAGAAGGACAAGGCATAGCTGGAAAAGTGCTTCGGTCCAATCATCCATTCTTCTCTACCGATGTGAAGACGTATGACATTGGTGATTATCCGCTTGTTCATCATGCACGCAAATGTAACCTGAATGCTGCGGTTGCAATCAGGTTGAGGAGCACCTACACTGGTGATGATGATTATATACTGGAGCTTTTTCTTCCAATTAACTTAAAAGGAAGTTCAGAACAGCAACTCTTGCTGAATAACCTCTCAGGTACCATGCAACGAATCTGTAGGAGTTTGAGGACAGTTTCGGATGTGGAAATCGATGAAGGGTCAAAAATTGAGGTTCAGAGGGGAAAACTCTCAGACTCCCCCTCATTGTCTATATCTAGGAGGGTCTCGGAAACAGAATTATCTGCTGATAGTGAAATGAACTCTAATGATAGAGTTCCCTTGCATGTATCTACTGCAAAAAGTGATGGAAAGGAAGCTGACGGTCCTCGTGAACAG GCAATGAGTGGACCACGAAGGCAGATAGAGAAGAAGAGAAGTACAGCAGAAAAGAATGTGACCTTGAGTGTTCTTCAGCCGTATTTCTCAGGGAGTCTGAAGGATGCTGCAAAAAGCCTTGGTG TTTGCCCCACTACACTGAAAAGGATTTGCAGACAACTTGGGATCCCAAGATGGCCCTCTCGCAAGATTAACAAAGTGAATAGATCATTAAGAAAAATACAAACTGTTCTTGACTCTGTACAAGGAGGATTGAAATTTGATCCAACCACAGGAGAGTTTATTGCAGCAGGTACTGTCATGCAAGAAGTTGATACCCAGAAAACAGTAGTTCTCTCCAATAAGAACCTTCCCATCCGAATTTCTGAACCTTTGGATCTGGAGAAATCATCAGCAGCATCACTAGAATCTTGCCCTGATGAAGAAAATTCAGTTGTTAAATTGGAAGAAGATGAGTGTTCTTTCGGTGGAAACAACAACATGGCTGCAAGGAGTGTGCTTGTTCCAAGTACCTGTGAAGAAGTAAAGCAATCTGGTGTCCCTTGTATTGATTGTAATGATGACTCTAAGTCAGTTTCTCTAGATGCAGGATCATTCCAGGCAGCTAGTGTTCGCACTGCAGATCGGACTTGTCCAGAAAATGCTGACGATGAGATCAATATCAGAATGGAGGCTGGTGATGGGAATGCTGAGCACAACCACCAACCAACTTATTCAAGTATGACAGACTCTTCAGATGGCTCTGGTTCAATATCACATGGAAGTTCATCAAGCTCTCAAAGTTTTGATGAGGCaaagaattttgaaatgaagACAATCTGTGTTGATAGCAGCTCAAAAATTACTGTAAAAGCTACCTACAAAGATGATACTGTCCGTTTTAAGTTCGAGCCATCTGCTGGGTGCTTTGAACTATATGAAGAAATTGCAAGAAGGTTTAAACTTCAAACTGGGACATTCCAACTCAAGTATTTAGACGATGAAGAGGAATGGGTAATGTTGGTTAGTGACTCGGATTTACAGGAGTGTCTGGAAGTTATGGAGTTTGTCGGAACACATAACGTGAAGTTTCAAGTTCGTGATGTGCCATGTGCTATTGGCAGTTCTGGTGGTAGCAATTGCTTTTTGGGGGGAAGCTAA